A genomic window from Halorubrum trapanicum includes:
- a CDS encoding DUF6663 family protein produces MDPTTSGRFRVHDRRRRPDIDDESGAADAVDEAGSGDDEAGSGDDEADAAVVDGAEEFVLVELADEPVDPTDPDAEDRFDPLYATAEGYEGDLADAVDALEPGFVVDATLAWTDGSARFRDVEVVRETRFRFADGVEGMFEAAVETWRQIRAEGEPVGSITTRSNDGDPNGALYLFADAPGSDTFDEVRTGRLPIEPLVARVNESRDDDDPREVFVLRPAEHEFVAVYVVFDRDGVLAQTVRDTYDLGAGLAAGLDASYPGGDGDDLLDAGDPDDSGDDDLDDGDDFDALDRL; encoded by the coding sequence ATGGACCCGACGACGAGCGGCCGGTTCCGCGTCCACGACCGCCGCCGACGGCCGGACATCGACGACGAGTCGGGCGCGGCCGACGCGGTCGACGAGGCGGGGAGCGGCGACGACGAGGCGGGGAGCGGCGACGACGAGGCTGACGCGGCCGTCGTCGACGGCGCCGAGGAGTTCGTCCTCGTCGAACTCGCGGACGAGCCGGTCGACCCGACGGACCCCGACGCCGAGGACCGCTTCGACCCCCTCTACGCCACCGCGGAGGGGTACGAGGGCGACCTCGCCGACGCCGTCGACGCGCTCGAACCCGGCTTCGTCGTCGACGCGACGCTGGCGTGGACCGACGGCTCCGCACGCTTCCGCGACGTCGAGGTCGTCCGCGAGACCCGGTTCCGTTTCGCCGACGGGGTCGAGGGGATGTTCGAAGCGGCCGTCGAGACGTGGCGACAGATCCGCGCCGAGGGGGAGCCGGTCGGCTCGATCACGACCCGATCGAACGACGGCGACCCCAACGGCGCGTTATACCTCTTCGCCGACGCGCCCGGCAGCGACACCTTCGACGAGGTGCGGACGGGCCGGCTCCCGATCGAGCCGCTCGTCGCCCGCGTGAACGAGTCGCGGGACGACGACGACCCGCGGGAGGTGTTCGTGTTACGCCCCGCTGAACACGAGTTCGTCGCCGTCTACGTCGTCTTCGACCGCGACGGCGTCCTCGCGCAGACGGTGCGGGACACCTACGACCTCGGGGCCGGCCTCGCCGCGGGGCTCGACGCGAGCTACCCGGGCGGGGACGGCGACGACCTGCTCGACGCCGGCGACCCGGACGACTCGGGGGATGACGACCTTGACGACGGCGACGACTTCGACGCGCTCGACCGCCTGTAG
- a CDS encoding methyltransferase domain-containing protein codes for MGILEDKSNARLFYKYLSKVYDRINSFNWNEEMRAEALSWLEFGDDPTVLDVGCGTGFGTEGLLEHADDVHGLDQSVHQMEKAFEKFGKHDRVNFYRGDAERLPFRDDAFDVVWSSGSIEYWPNPVEGLRELRRVAKPGGQVLVVGPDYPHNLILQRVADAIMLFYDADEADRMFEAAGFEEFEHHIQQATPQSPRAITTVARVPGGDEAGGNSASGAGESASAAPDAE; via the coding sequence ATGGGGATCCTCGAGGACAAGTCGAACGCCCGGCTCTTCTACAAGTACCTCTCGAAGGTGTACGACCGGATTAACAGCTTCAACTGGAACGAGGAGATGCGCGCGGAGGCGCTCTCGTGGCTGGAGTTCGGCGACGACCCGACGGTGCTCGACGTGGGCTGCGGCACCGGGTTCGGCACCGAGGGACTGCTCGAGCACGCCGACGACGTCCACGGGCTCGACCAGAGCGTCCACCAGATGGAGAAGGCGTTCGAGAAGTTCGGGAAACACGACAGGGTGAACTTCTACCGCGGCGACGCCGAGCGGCTCCCGTTCCGCGACGACGCGTTCGACGTCGTCTGGTCGTCCGGCTCCATCGAGTACTGGCCCAACCCCGTCGAGGGGCTGCGCGAACTCCGCCGCGTCGCGAAGCCCGGCGGACAGGTCCTCGTCGTCGGCCCCGACTACCCCCACAACCTGATCCTCCAGCGGGTGGCCGACGCGATCATGCTGTTCTACGACGCCGACGAGGCCGACCGGATGTTCGAGGCGGCCGGCTTCGAGGAGTTCGAACACCACATTCAGCAGGCGACCCCCCAGAGCCCGCGCGCCATCACGACCGTCGCCCGCGTCCCGGGCGGCGACGAGGCGGGCGGCAATTCCGCGTCGGGCGCCGGGGAGTCCGCGTCGGCGGCGCCCGACGCCGAGTAA
- a CDS encoding type IV pilin, which produces MAPVAGVLLIAITVVLAGGVAAAALDGPSATVPPSAVLSLSATDDRIAIDHRGGDPIDVSAVTVRVSVDGEPLDEQPPVPFFSAAGFHPGPTGAFNSAGGDTLRVGETATFRVADTNDPTLEPGRRVAVEITADGQPVAALETVVEPG; this is translated from the coding sequence ATCGCGCCCGTTGCGGGCGTGCTGCTCATCGCGATCACGGTCGTGTTAGCCGGCGGCGTCGCGGCCGCCGCGCTCGACGGCCCGAGCGCGACGGTACCGCCGTCGGCGGTGCTGTCGCTGTCGGCGACCGACGACCGGATCGCGATCGACCACCGCGGCGGCGACCCGATCGACGTCTCCGCGGTGACGGTCCGCGTCAGCGTCGACGGCGAGCCGCTCGACGAACAGCCGCCCGTCCCGTTCTTCTCGGCCGCCGGCTTCCACCCCGGGCCGACGGGGGCGTTCAACTCCGCCGGCGGCGACACGCTGCGCGTCGGGGAGACGGCGACGTTCCGCGTCGCGGACACCAACGACCCGACGCTCGAACCGGGCCGGCGGGTCGCGGTCGAAATCACGGCCGACGGCCAGCCGGTCGCGGCGCTGGAGACGGTCGTCGAACCCGGGTAA